One window from the genome of Gopherus evgoodei ecotype Sinaloan lineage chromosome 2, rGopEvg1_v1.p, whole genome shotgun sequence encodes:
- the STAR gene encoding steroidogenic acute regulatory protein, mitochondrial, which produces MLPATFKLCAGISYRHLRNMTGLRRQAVVAISQELNKLAFAGPGPSKWINQVRRRSSLLSSRLEEKPFSEVEMSYIKQGEEALQKSLSILGDQDGWKTETVAGNGDKVLSKMLPDVGKVFRLEVVVDQPLNSVYDELVERMEQMGDWNPTIKEIKILQKIGKDTVITHETAAATPGNVVGPRDFVSVRCSRRRGSTCVLAGMATSYGAMPEQKGFIRAENGPTCMVLRPLAENPSQTKLTWLLSIDLKGWLPKTIINQVLSQTQVDFANHLRKRLATTTTPIAVSC; this is translated from the exons ATGCTGCCAGCAACTTTCAAACTGTGCGCCGGGATCTCCTACAGGCATCTGCGCAACATGACCG GCTTGAGAAGGCAGGCGGTTGTTGCCATCAGCCAGGAACTGAATAAACTCGCCTTTGCTGGCCCTGGTCCCAGTAAATGGATCAACCAAGTTCGCAGGAGGAGCTCCTTACTCA GCTCCAGGTTGGAGGAGAAGCCCTTCAGTGAAGTGGAGATGTCCTACATTAAACAGGGAGAGGAAGCCCTTCAGAAATCGCTCAGCATCCTCGGGGACCAGGATGGCTGGAAAACTGAGACCGTAGCG GGAAATGGGGACAAAGTGCTGAGCAAGATGCTCCCAGACGTTGGGAAGGTATTCCGGCTAGAGGTGGTTGTGGACCAGCCCTTGAACTCTGTATATGATGAGCTGGTGGAAAGAATGGAGCAGATGGGAGATTGGAATCCAACCATCAAGGAAATCAAG ATTCTCCAGAAGATTGGGAAAGACACTGTGATCACTCATGAGACTGCTGCGGCCACGCCGGGCAATGTGGTGGGACCACGGGACTTTGTCAGCGTGCGGTGTTCTAGAAGACGGGGCTCTACGTGTGTCCTGGCAGGGATGGCCACAAGCTACGGCGCGATGCCAGAACAGAAGGGATTTATAAG AGCTGAGAATGGTCCGACCTGTATGGTTCTCCGTCCACTGGCTGAAAATCCTTCGCAGACCAAGTTAACTTGGCTACTCAGCATTGACCTAAAG GGCTGGCTGCCTAAGACAATCATCAACCAAGTACTCTCACAGACCCAGGTAGACTTTGCCAACCACCTCCGCAAGCGTTTGGCTACCACCACCACTCCAATTGCTGTCAGCTGCTGA
- the ASH2L gene encoding set1/Ash2 histone methyltransferase complex subunit ASH2 isoform X4 has translation MTNYSFHCNVCHHSGNTYFLRKQANLKEMCLSALANLTWQSRTQDEHPKTMFSKDKDIIPFIDKYWECMTTRQRPGKMTWPNNIVKTMCKERDVFLVKEHPDPGSKDPEDDYPKFGLLDQDLANIGPAYDNQKQSNAVSTSGSLNGGASLGGGIPAGSSGKGRGAKRKQQDGGTTGTAKKTRSDPLFSAQRLPPHGYPLEHPFNKDGYRYILAEPDPHAPDPEKLELDCWAGKPIPGDLYRACLYERVLLALHDRAPQLKISDDRLTVIGEKGYSMVRASHGVRKGDWYFEISVDEMPPDTAARLGWSQPLGNLQAPLGYDKFSYSWRSKKGTKFHQSIGKHYSAGYGQGDVLGFYISLPEDTETAKSLPDTYKDKALIKFKSYLYFEEKDFVDKAEKSLKQTPGSQIIFYKNGVSQGVAFKEIFEGVYFPAISLYKGCTVSVNFGPYFKYPPRNITYRPMSDMGWGAVVEHTLADVLYHVETEVDGRRSPPWEP, from the exons ATGACCAACTACAGTTTCCATTGCAATGTCTGTCATCACAGCGGGAACACATACTTTCTAAGAAAACAAGCAA atctgAAGGAAATGTGCCTTAGTGCTCTGGCCAACTTGACGTGGCAGTCAAGGACACAAGATGAGCACCCAAAAACTATGTTCTCAAAAGACAAG gatATTATACCATTTATTGACAAGTACTGGGAGTGTATGACAACTAGACAGAGACCTGGTAAAATGACGTGGCCAAATAACATTGTAAAAACAATG TGTAAAGAAAGGGATGTGTTCTTGGTGAAAGAGCATCCAGACCCAGGTAGTAAAGATCCTGAGGACGATTATCCAAAGTTTGGGTTACTAGATCAG GACCTTGCTAATATTGGTCCAGCATACGATAACCAGAAGCAGAGCAATGCTGTATCTACTAGTGGAAGCTTAAATG GTGGAGCCTCTTTGGGAG GAGGCATTCCAGCAGGAAGTagtgggaaaggaagaggagcAAAACGCAAACAGCAGGATGGAGGGACCACAGGAACAGCCAAGAAAACCAGAAG TGACCCTTTGTTTTCTGCTCAGCGCTTGCCACCTCATGGTTACCCTCTGGAGCACCCCTTTAATAAAGATGGATATCGTTACATTCTGGCTGAGCCTGACCCCCATGCGCCTGACCCAGAGAAACTGGAGCTAGACTGCTGGGCAGGAAAACCTATTCCTGGAGATCTCTACAGAGCATGTCTGTATGAACGAGTCCTCCTAGCATTGCATGATCGAG CACCTCAGCTAAAGATCTCTGATGACAGACTGACGGTTATCGGAGAGAAAGGATACTCCATGGTACGAGCCTCGCATGGGGTGCGGAAGGGAGACTGGTACTTTGAGATATCTGTAGATGAGATGCCTCCAGACACAGCTGCCAGACTTGGCTGGTCACAGCCACTAG GGAACCTGCAGGCTCCCCTAGGCTATGACAAGTTCAGTTATTCCTGGCGCAGCAAGAAGGGAACAAAGTTTCATCAGTCCATAGGCAAACACTATTCAGCTGGCTATGGGCAAGGAGATGTACTGGGGTTTTATATCAGTCTTCCTGAAGATACAGAGACAGCAAAGTCACTGCCTGATACCTATAAAGATAAG GCTTTGATCAAGTTCAAAAGTTACTTGTATTTTGAAGAGAAGGACTTTGTGGATAAAGCAGAGAAGAGCCTAAAGCAAACTCCTGGAAGCCAA ATAATCTTCTATAAAAATGGTGTCAGCCAAGGAGTTGCCTTTAAAGAAATTTTTGAAGGTGTTTATTTCCCTGCCATTTCTTTGTATAAGGGCTGCACG GTTTCAGTAAACTTTGGACCGTACTTCAAATACCCTCCAAGAAACATCACTTACCGCCCT ATGAGCGACATGGGCTGGGGTGCTGTTGTAGAGCACACATTGGCAGATGTCCTGTATCATGTGGAGACAGAAGTTGATGGAAGACGAAGCCCACCGTGGGAGCCCTAG